The Gracilibacillus caseinilyticus genome segment AATCTACCTTCACTTGATATTTTTCCCTTGGTTCCAATGGCTGAGGATATTCCTGAGAATCAAAATGGTTGAGATTCAGCATGCCCCATGAAATCATCGTTGATTCGCCGGAAGGTGCTTTATCATTGATTTTGGCAACGATTAAAGCATCTTGTTGATCGACAGATAGTTCAGCATGAAATTCAGGCTTTCCTAATAATTCTATATCATCTACTAATGGAGCAGACGTAAAAACGACGGCTTTGCCATTTTCGAGACGTTGATCTGCTGGTAAGTCACCTGGTTGACCAAATGGACAAAAAACACCATTGTAGAAGCCATATTCTTGTACACTTGGAATCAGTACTTCACCTGTTTGATCATTAAGATTTGTCTCAATTGTTTGGTTATTGATCCACCATTTCGTCATTTGTACATTTGGCGATGGCCATTCATTATCTCCGACCCATTTTCCGGGGCGTTTTTCATACGTAACTTGCGGCAATTCACTATCCTGGATCCACGAAATCAGCTTCGGTTCATCCATTATGCCAGTATCAATCCCTTTTAACCAGTGGTCCCACCAGCGCAGACATTCCTGTAGAAAGCCGATATTCGGTTCTGGTGTAGCCACTTCTGGATATTCATGTGCCCAAGGTCCGACTAATCCTTTACTTTCTTCCGGTAAATGTTCTAACAAACGAAATACAGCATTGGTGTAACCATCCTGCCAACCACTAACTGCAAAAACAGGAATATCTACCTTAGAGAAATCTTCACATATGGAACCGTGTTTCCAATACTCATCCCGACGCTGGTGGCTTAACCATTCTTCCACAAAAGGTGGCGTGTTTTTTAAACGATCGAGCCAGTTCTCTTTCCATGCTTCTCCTACGACTGCTGGATCTTGGGGTCTGGCATTGTAAGCAAACATAGTGGATGCCCACCACAACATATCAGATGCCAGCACATTTCCACCTTTATAATGGACATCGTCTGCAAAACGGTCATCTGTCGAACACAGAGTTATAATTGTTTTTAATGCGGAATGCTGACGTGCCGCTACTTGTAAACTGTTAAATCCTCCCCAAGACTTCCCGATCATACCGACAGCACCAGTTGACCAGTCTTGTTCACAAATCCAATCCAACACATCTAACGCATCATCATGCTCTTGTTTTAAATATTCGTCCATTAAAACGCCATCAGAATTTCCTGATCCTCGAATATCAACACGAATACTTGCATAACCATGCCCCGCAAAATACGGGTGTCGAACCGAATCACGGATAGCCGTGAAGTCATTTTGACGATACGGAATATATTCTAAAATTGCAGGTACCGGTTTTTCCACAGCGTCATCAGGTAACCAAATTGTTGCAGCCAGTTTGACACCATCAGACATCGGAATCCAGACGTTTTCTATTTTTTTGACTTGTCGAGGGAATTCTTTTATCACTCGACGTTCTTGTGAGTCTTTTATGTTAAATACCAATGTTGTCCACCTTTCTTAGAGGCTGTTCAAATAGTCTGGTAACCATCGCGGAATTTCTTCTCTTTGCGCTTTTTACCCTTCTATGCTTGAACAAGCACTTATATCTATTATGCTAACGCCATTCTTTTCTTCGCTTTCTTTTCTAATAAGCCCAATGCTAAATCTGCAATAATTGCTAATAATGTGGCAGGAATCGCACCAGCATAGATTTTTACATCAGATTGCAGACTGATTCCCGAAATAATCTCTTTTCCTAAACCTTCCGCTCCAATATACGGTCCAATACATGCAACTGCAATCGCAATTACTGATGCGACACGTAATCCTGCCAACAGGAATGGAACAGATAACGGGAATTGAACTTTGGCAAGCAATTGTAAAGGTGTCATTCCAGAGCCTTTACCTGCTTCTAAAATACTGTCATCGACTTCTCTAATTCCCACATAGGTATTGCGAACAATCGGCATCAAGGAATAAAGGAATAGTCCAATTACCATTGTTTGAAATCCTAATCCAAAGTAAAGCATCAATATAGCTAACATTGCTAAGCTTGGAATCAATTGCAAAATATTAGTTAACGAGATAATAATCGGTGCCAGCTTTTCATAGCGAGCTGCAATAATTCCTAACGGTATACCTATGACAAGTGCTAATGCCAAGCCATAAACAACCATTAATATATGCTCTATCGTCAAATCTAAGAGTAAACTACTATTCTCAAGCATGTACTTACTTAGTTCTTGGAGAAAGCTCATTTTATCACCTTTCCCTATTCAAGCATTCCTTTTTCTTGTAAAAATCCTTTGGCTACTTTCTCAGTACTCTGTTCTTCCATATCTACTAGACGAATCATTTCTGTCATCTCTTCTGTACTGATTAATCCAACGATTGAATCTAAAACTTCTGCTACCTCTGGATACTCATCGATTACCGCATTACGTGCAACTAAGGATGCATCATATGGAGGAAAGAAGTTTTGGTCATCTTCTAAAAGCTTTAAATCATATTCAAGAATTTGCGGATCAACTGTATAGGCTGTAACAGCTTCTACGTCCCCATTTTCAATTGCTTTGTACATAAGGGCAACATCCATACCTCTTGCATCTGCAAATTCGTATCCATATGCTTTTTGGTATCCCTCATAGCCATCATTTTCTCGTTCAATCCACGAATTATCTGTTGCAAGAG includes the following:
- a CDS encoding CocE/NonD family hydrolase translates to MVFNIKDSQERRVIKEFPRQVKKIENVWIPMSDGVKLAATIWLPDDAVEKPVPAILEYIPYRQNDFTAIRDSVRHPYFAGHGYASIRVDIRGSGNSDGVLMDEYLKQEHDDALDVLDWICEQDWSTGAVGMIGKSWGGFNSLQVAARQHSALKTIITLCSTDDRFADDVHYKGGNVLASDMLWWASTMFAYNARPQDPAVVGEAWKENWLDRLKNTPPFVEEWLSHQRRDEYWKHGSICEDFSKVDIPVFAVSGWQDGYTNAVFRLLEHLPEESKGLVGPWAHEYPEVATPEPNIGFLQECLRWWDHWLKGIDTGIMDEPKLISWIQDSELPQVTYEKRPGKWVGDNEWPSPNVQMTKWWINNQTIETNLNDQTGEVLIPSVQEYGFYNGVFCPFGQPGDLPADQRLENGKAVVFTSAPLVDDIELLGKPEFHAELSVDQQDALIVAKINDKAPSGESTMISWGMLNLNHFDSQEYPQPLEPREKYQVKVDLNVLGQQIPAGHSIELVLSPTYWPQAWPSPKTVNLTVYQNENTYLALPERTPQPEDKDVGTHFQVPETAEVIEKEILRKEKRTREVKHDLINGIWKLEDFSDEGERKLLTNGVEHGSINKNTFMIKENDPLSAKVTCEWELVVGRDDWQTKLETFSEMTSDQDHFYLVNRLVAFENDQEFFQKEWTKTIKRDFQ
- a CDS encoding ABC transporter permease, which gives rise to MSFLQELSKYMLENSSLLLDLTIEHILMVVYGLALALVIGIPLGIIAARYEKLAPIIISLTNILQLIPSLAMLAILMLYFGLGFQTMVIGLFLYSLMPIVRNTYVGIREVDDSILEAGKGSGMTPLQLLAKVQFPLSVPFLLAGLRVASVIAIAVACIGPYIGAEGLGKEIISGISLQSDVKIYAGAIPATLLAIIADLALGLLEKKAKKRMALA